In the genome of Catharus ustulatus isolate bCatUst1 chromosome 1, bCatUst1.pri.v2, whole genome shotgun sequence, the window aaaaaaccccaaatttccaaggaaataaagcttctaaacaaggaaaaattggggaaaaaataatttctcttctgtgtcCATCAATTTTCCTGAAAGAACctgggaaaaagggattttaatcACACAAACCATCACCTTTCAacattttccacccaaaattgCCACTTTTACCTCCTCAAACACAAAGTTTCAGGATTAAAAACCACACACTGGCATTGGGAATGTTCTCCACTGGGAAAAGTCACAGACCAGAAATTCAGGATGAGTTCAAGGACCAtcagggaaatcaaaatattaacaCTTGCAtgcaatattttattcatttaaaactAGCTGTTCTGCTGGTTTCATTCCCTAAAAGTGGCTCtttccaaattcctgctggtttcATTCCCTAAAATTGGTTCTTCCCTGAGTCACACCCTTGTCATCACCTTTGCTTTGAGACAAAACTCCCCATTCCATGAAAATACCACAATTCCCATCCTTGACCACCTACAAACACAACTTTCTGCTCCAAGCTGAAAATTCCTCATGAGATGTAAGCACGGATATGGGAAatcagcagcagggaaaggctgtcaggagagacagggaaaaaaaaaagagttgggAATTAACAGCTCAGGTGAGGAAAAATCCTACCTGAAGGTCAGGGAGAAatgggacacacctggaaaaggaaagaattacagtaaaacAGCTCAGGAAAGGGAATTTCTCATCCCTAAGGATTGTGATCATCAGGATCCCAATCAATTCCAAATCATCGGTGACCTGGATGCGACAGAACAAATCCATATGGGATTTCTGGGAACGCCgatgcagcagcctcagcaagTTTAGTTAGGGATGTAATCCCTCAAAAACCCCATGGAGCACAACAGCAGGCTCTGCCCGTTCCCAAAATAGCTTGGAAATGGATCCCTCCCTCCTGAGATCAAAAAAAACCAGGGAGAGGACAAACCCCACCAAGGTGATGGAAATTCGGGAAcaacagcacaaggaaaagagggacaggtgagataagCAGAGCCCAGGTGCACCTAGAGCTGATTTTCCAggtttcccagctccaggataAGTTTGGAAAGGCAGCCAAGGGGGCTGGGATATGGGCTGGATCAGCTGCTCCGTGCCAGGACACggcagcagctccagtttcCCTTTGCAGCAAGTGACTGgacaaaaaatcccaggaatgggGCAAGGAGCAGATCCTCAAGGCACCTGGAGATGTGTGGGATCCCTAAATTCCCTTCCCTATCTGGGCAGGAATAACATTTATCTCTTTCTCTCCCCACACCCAATCCAGACTTATAGAAGTGAGGCTTTAATACATCAGGAATATAACAAAAAACCAGGGAATATGTCCTCACAATCTGTGGAAAACCACCCCTTACCTGTAAGAGAAttccaaaatcctgggaaaggaaaaggaccACAAAGACACAGAGAATCCTAAAatcctcccttccctgtgtcTAGCAAGGGGAAAGGGATCTCCCAGATAATGAAAGGATCTCCCATATCCTCTTTTTTGGGATGTGAGGGTAGGAGAAACCCCACTGGGAATATAGAGAGGGTTTCCCCTTTCCATGCCCCTTTCCAGGGCTTCTAAGGGAAAAGGAACGTGGAACACTGAGAGTGGGGAGTGTCACTACAATATTCCCTTGGGATTTTAAGTGGGGGAAGTAATCCCAAGAAACAAGGGCATCCccaaacattttccttcagaacTCTTAGGGACTGTCATGACCCCCTTTCCAGACCTACTAAGGGAAAAGGGACCGAAAACATAGGGAAAGAGGGGTCACCCCagcattccctgggattttAAGCATGGAAAAGTTATCCTAGAAACCAACAgcatcccaaatcctctcccTCAGGACTCTGGGGGAACAGAATGGACCCTAAAGACAATGGGAGAATCCTCCCAAACTCCCGTTTCTGAGGATTTAACAGGAGAAGAGACCCCCTACATGTAAGGaaggaaccccaaaactctccACTTTCCACCAATGTGAGGGAAGGAGCCTCATTCCCTATGaggggacccccaaatccctctttCCACAGGAGAACTGCCCTAAAGAGAATAAAAGGGGCACTCACAACCTCATTCTCGGGGATTCTGAGATGATAAAGGAACCTTACACACCCTGAAGGGCCCCCTGAGCACCTTCCTCCCAAATACCATGAGGGGCCGACCCACCTCCCGCCCTAAGGGGATAAAGGACGCTCTGGAGACGCCCGAAACCCCCATTACCGAGGCTCAGGGAGAGGGATAAAGGACCTTAAGTGGGTTAAGTGGGGATATAAGGATTCCGGGGGGCTGCAAGGGGCTGGAAACCAGGACTCACCGGCAGCGCTAACCCCTCAAGGCCCCGCCGCTCCCTTCGGCCGCCGCCGGGAAAGAGAAGGGCAGCGCGCGCCGCGCGGAGGGTTATGGGGGAGGCGCGTACCACACGTGGCGCGCGGGGGGGTGACGAAGGGGCTGCGCTGTGGGGAGATAACGTGTAGCACGCACAGCACGGGACCTGTCCCCCCCACACTAAAAGGGACATGTGGAACATCACGGGAAGGGTAGAAGCGGGATGCGCGAACCACCCCCCCCGTAACTATCAGGATGGGCTGCCCCCTCTTTTCCTTGCCAAGTTGGATTCGTCCTCGTACCTCTGCTAGCGCCCGTGGGTTGTACCACTCTACGAAAAGGGGGATGTGTCACCTCGCTGCTTCCCCCACGTtacttccctgcctccctcaaGATGATCCCCTGTATTTTACGGGGGGAGTTACGGAGAGGAAGAGGCCCCGCGCTGTGCGTGCGGCGCCTTGTCTCCCTCCGCGCCCTCTTCTCCCTCCCGTGGAAACCAAGTGGAACAGCTTAAGGGGGAAAGCGACGTGAGGAGGGGGGCAGCAGTTCGGCGCACTCCCCCCTTTTCGCAGCGTGGTATAACCCACAGGCGCTGGTGGGGATAGGAGGAAGAATCCAACTTGGCGAAGTAAAGGGGGGTAAGCGGCGCGACTTAGCGGCTGTGGTGGGGTGCGCGCATGCGGGGGACCGGAGCGGAGACAAAGGCGCCGCcgcgccccccccaccccatccccgCATTCCTCCCCGGTTATAACGCGCCCCCCATTCCCATGGATGCGGGGATCGCTCCATGCCCGCGGGGGAGCCGGAGGAGGGCGGGGGAATGGCGGGAGGGCGgcgggcaggaggaggaggaggaggaggaggaggaggaggtggaggcaGCAGCGCATCACCCGGGGGGGTGTCGGTGAAGATGTCGCTTCGCCGCGCCTACTCCATCAAGGACAAGCTCCAAGCTATCGAGAGGGTGAAGAAGGGCGAGCGCCAGGCGTCGGTGTGCCGGGCTTTTGGGGTGCCGGGGGGCACGCTCCGGGGGTGGCTGAAGGACGAGGCGAAGCTCCGCTGGTTCCTGGAGCAGCTCGGCGGCGAGGTGGGCACCCAGCGCAAGAAGATGCGCTTGGCCAACGAGGAGGAGATCGACCGCGCCGTCTACGCCTGGTTCCTCGCCCTGCGCCAGCACGGCGTGCCGCTCTCCGGACCCCTCATCCAGGCGCAGGCGGAAGCCTTCGCACGGCAGATCTACGGGCCTGAGTGCACCTTCAAGGCGAGCCACGGCTGGTTCTGGCGCTGGCAGAAGCGCCACGGCATCTCCAGCCAACGCATCTACGGCGAGGGTGGCATCGCCGCCGAGCCCGAGCGCGCCCCGGCCACCCGCGCCGAGGTGCTGCCCGATGCCGGCGGATACGGGGATGAGCAGATCTACAACGCCAACGTCACCGGGCTCTTCTGGAAGCTTCTTCCCGGTGCTGGAATCACGGCGAGGCGTCCGGCGCGTGGCGAGCGCGTCACGGTGCTGCTGGCCGCCAACTTGACCGGCTCCCACAAACTCAAACCTTTGGTGGTCGGGGGTCTCCGTGATCCCGCCAGCCTCCGGCATCACAACCAGGAGAAATTCCCGGCTTGCTACCGCTACAGCCCCGAGGCCCGGCTGGCGCCGGCGCTTCTGCAGGCTTGGTTCTTTGAGGACTTCGTGCCCGGGGTCAAGCGGTACCTGCGGcggagctgcctgcagcagaaggccgtgctgctgctcagctccgCTCCATCCCGCTCTGGATCAGGGGCTGAGGATTCCCCACCGCTCCAGACTCCGGATGGGTCCATCCGTGCGCTCTTCCTCTCCAAGGGTCCATCCGGGAGCGGCTTGGCCGGAGCAGGAGGCCGAATCCCGGCGCCGCTGGAGCAAGGGGTGGTGTCGGCCTTCAAGCAGCTCTACAAGCGGGAATTGCTGCGCTTGGCCGTGTCCTGCGGTGGCCCCGGCGGTCCCGCAGACTTTGTGCGGTCCTTCCTCCTCAAGGACATGTTGTACCTGGCTGGCCTCTCCTGGGATCTCATCCCGCCCGGATCCATCGAgaagtgctggctgctggggctgcgcGCTGCCTTCGAGCCGCAGCCCGGCGAGGAAGAGCAGGGGGACACACCGGGAGGGGAGGAAGGCGGAGGGGACAGCAAGGTCTTCAGTGACCTGACCCACCTGGCCGCCTTGGCCTTCAAGCGCTTGGCTCCCGAGGAAGTGTCCGACTGGTTGCACTTGGATGATGCAGCTCCgggtgtggaggaggaggatgatgatggcGAGGAAGACGCCGAGGAGGAAGGCGCTGAGGGCTGCGGGgtggaggaggatgaggaggaggaagcagctggtggcaggagggatggggaaggaggagatgcTTTGCTGCCCACGGCTCGGGAAGCCATCCAGGGTCTGGAGACGGCGCTGCGctggctggagggacaggacccccGGGAAGTGGGGCCGCTGAAGCTGGTGCAGCTCCGCTCCCTCATCTCCATGGCACAGCGGCTGCACCGCGGCCACAGCCCCCAATCCTAGGGCAGGGGCAACCCCCACTTTTTGGCTACCTGGTTGgccacagagctgggaacacCCTGGTTGTCCCAGAGGGATGACGGTGGAGGTGCTGCTCACCCCTCTGTGACCGTGACTCCTTGGGGATCAGGAAGCCCAGGTGCCTGTGGGTCACAGTTTAGGGGATTTTTGTGCAACAACTCGAATTCCAGGGTTTTTCCTTACCTAAATATATTTAGGAGGTGCTATTTTTTACATCCCTTGTGGCCCCTGGTCGCTGGCACTGCCAGAAAGGGGGTGGATGccccccctttcccccttccATATTGCCCAGTTCCCCCAATTCCATGGGGAGAAGGGGTGAGGGAAGGAtctgctcagcatccctgggataATGGGGGATGTTAcactgaaaaatccccaaatcccagagcagggctgaggtgggcacagccagctggaCAGGGCCCACTCCTGAGGTGCTGTAGGGAAAATATTCCACCTTGGAAGAGGCTGGTGACACCCTTCTCACTGCCCAAACAGAATCCTGTTAAaccaggatggtttggggctggtttaAGACAActtccttcaggcactggatTGGGAAAGGGACACTTGGGTGGCATCCAGGGGAGGGAATCACTTCCATCATTCCTATCACAGCTGGGAACACCTGGACCACAGAGACCTGCTGAACCAGGTACCATCACCTGAGCATCCTCATGGAGCTGAaggctccagggatgggggtcGAGGTGTTCCTcgtggggtttgtggggtggCTGGGGCCTGGAGGACACATCTGGGTGAGCTGAAGTTGGAGCAGGGtgggctcctggcactgctttgGAATACTGGAGGCATTTGATAGGAATCTAGCAGCTCCTGACCTGACTTGGATGAAATTTTAGGGTGTTTAGGCAAAATATTAGAAGAGGGAAATTAAATGAACAAATCATTGCTGCCGTGCCCCATGTCAGCAGGCATGTGGGGGTTTTTACTTGTTGGGTCTTTGTCTCATCACTGCAGAGTTTATGGaaattaaatggatttttattccCACGTGGAAGTTGTCGTCTGTGAACTGTCACATGAAGCCATgccagagggatttggggtggcaCCAGGGGGACCTTCATGGGGTTCTGTCCTCTCAGTGTGGCCTTCTCCACAACAATGGGGTGAAATAATGTAAAAtgtctctgtttatttttatcatcttttgCACCAAAAATGccccacaaaaatattttggagatTGGGATGGGGCTCATTTCAGACAGGAGTTTGTGAATGAAAGGAGGCTTCAGTTCTGTGACAAAAATGTTGCAAAGATCAGCAGAAGGTGGTGGCCTGGAGGTCTTTGAGCTGGTTTGGGGGGGTGAGAATATAAAATTacggaatggtttgggctggaaaggacctgcAAGGCTATGAAATTCCAACCCTCTGCTGTGTTCAGGGACACCTTACAATATCCCATGTTGCTCCATGCTcagtccaacctggccttggacacttccagggatggagcagccacagcttctctgggaattccattccagtTCCTCatcaccctcccagggaggaattccttcccaatatcccatctaacccctgtcctctggcagtgggaagtcatttccccttgtcctggcactccaggctcTTATCCAAAGTCAGGGCTCAGCATCCAGATATTCCTACCAGCGATGTTTTGCCCAGAAAAAACCTTTTCATCCTCAAAGTAGTTCCCAAACTTTCACTAATTTCACCCGTGCTGTTGCTGTGAGGCAAATGGAGCTTACTTAGGACATGGAAAAGGCTGGGATCCTCTCTGGATGGGCAAGTTTCAGTTTCTACCCCCTCAAtattcccagagctgggagcagatcAGGACTTCTATCCTGTTCCCTGGTGCCAGGAGTTTTTTGGCTGTTTTAGCTCTTGTCCATAGTACACGAATGTGGCTCTGACCATAGGGATGCAGCCattctcccagccccagcaggattAAATTGGGATCACCCCATGCCCAAAAGTCTCTCTGCACATCCCACACCAGCTTCATCCTTGGTGCCAGCACCATTCCCAGTTGAGCATGGAGCCAGCGTGGCACCACGGATGTCACCTTCCCATGGTGGCTTCTACAGCTCCCCAGGGACCACAAAAAGCCACACCCCCATTGCTCTGGCCACGTTTATTTcgttccagccctgcagaggtaACACATGTCCCCACCACCTCCCACCCCCATCCAGGTTCTCCTGAAGATGTCAGGACCCCTGTACTCCTCAGAGGAGCTCCCTTTGGTCCCCATCACCCCTCCTGTCCCAGAAGGGGCTTGTCCACTAGTCCTTGGCCATGTCACACGCCCGGTTGGTGGCCGCCTCCACGGCATTCATGACGGTGGCCCGGAGCGCTCCCTTCTCCAGCTGGTGCAGGGCGTAGATCGTGGTGCCCCCGGGCGTGCAGACGTCCCCCCTCAGCTTTGCCGGGTGCTCCCCCGTCTCCAGCAGCATCTTGGCTGCACCCTACAGGACACCAAGAAGGTGAGATTTGGGACTTCTCAAATTCCATGGTTGGATGGCATCACCATCCCTACACCCCCATGGTGAGGGAATGTCCCACCGCCATGCACTTCACCCTTCTTAGACCTCGTTTTTGCTTCCAAGAgaagaaactgaggcagagcagcatcCAGCACCTCATCCCAATGGATGTTGTGGAgcccaggggcaggagggaagtgGAGCAATGCTGGTGTTTGCCAAGGACTCACCAGCAGCGTCTGCGCCGCGATCCTGCTGGCCAAGGCGCCCGGCATTCCCATCTTCACCGCGCCCTCGGCCAGCGCCTCGGCAAACAGGTACACCTGGGAGGAGGGGAGCACCCAGGGGTgagcctggagccaggagggcaCCCCAATCCCCAGGACAGCGGAGGGGAGCACCCAGGGTgagcctggagccaggagggcaCCCCAATCCCCAGGACAGCGTCCCCTGTCCCGCTGGCTTACATAGGCCACGCCGCTGCCGCTGAGCCCGGTGTGGATGTCGATGTAGGATTCGGGGACCTCCTCGCAGAGGCCACAGGAGGACAGGAGGCTCTTGAGGAGCGTGGCTTCTTCGTCACCCGCGTTGTTGCCCCGGGAGAAGACCATGGCCCCTGCCTGCACCACGCAGGGCAGGTTGGGCATGATCCGCAGCACTTTGGTCCAGggtgggaggagctgggaaaagacGGGGATGGGAGAAGGGGTGCCAGCCCCGGGAAGTACCCAAGGGTGACTGGAGACACCAGTGGGCGTCACCTATCAGGCTGGTGGAGAAGcaaggagcacagggagggagtTGGAGGTGCAGCCAGGTGAGGACAAGGCCACGGTGGTGTGTCCTGCATGGGCTTGGATGCaaatggaggaggaagaggagggaaggagaggaggaggaaaagagaaagagaagaatgagaggtgaaaaaggaaaagaaaaaggagaaggggagaggggaaaaggagatgggaaaaggagaaggaggacaAGGATGAGGACAAGGAAAAAGGAGGTGAGAATGAggtggaagaggaggagaaggagaaggagagcaAGAGAGAAGGAGGAtcaggagagaaggagaaaagaaggagaaggaaaaggagaaggaggagtcTCACCCGCTGCAGTGTCTGGATGGTGACGCCAGCCACCAGTGACACGACGATGTGGTGGGACCCCACAGCAGGACGGATCTCCTCCAGGACACCCGGCAGGATGTGGGGTTTGGTGGCCAGGAAGACCAGGGTGCTCCTGTGCACCACCTCCAGGTTGCAATGCGTGGTCCGGCAGCCTAATTCCTGCCCAGGGACAAGGAGAGGGAtcacagcccagcactcccAAAAACAGCATCCCAAAACCAGCATCTCCATGGTAACAGCATGTCCAGAGGCAGGGACATGGCCTGGGGACCTGCTCTGGTCACAAAGCCACCCAGATCTGCCTGGATCTCACCCAGTGTGGGGGGAAAAGGTGCTCTGAGCCCACAATGAGGGACACCCCAACATCTCCCACCCCCATGGCCCCACTCACCCTCCAAGCACCCAGGTTTTTGTCCGAGGGAGCGCTGGCCAGGATGTTGCTGGCTGGAACCTTCCcttgggggacacagggaatgggatgagAGGTCAGGGTGGCCCCAGACATCCCGATGTCCACTGGGATGTGATTCCTCCAATCCCAGCAGAATCCCACAGGGGCACATGGAGCAAagggggctggggatggatccCGCCTGTGTGGCTGGCACAGGCACCCACTTGTGTCAGGGTGTAGTGACAGTGGAGGTGGCCCCTCACCAGGCAGGGACAATCTGGGACacacaaggagcagggaaagggccATGCCCTCACTatctgtgggacagggatgtcagggagagaggcaggacaggactgtcccaatgtccccacactgatctgggggacagggacctCATAGAGGGCAGGGaccctggggagagcaggaaccTTGGGGAGGAGTGCAGAAaagggctgtccccatgtccccacactGATCTGGGGAACAGGGACCCTGGGGGACTGGGATAGGACAcggctgtccccatgtccctccagCGCAGGAGAAGaacccagggaagggctgggattttgggaatagGCCAAGGCAGGGCTGTCCCCGTGGCCCTCCAATGGAACACAGGGACCCGGGGAAGGGCTGAGACCTTGGGAATGGGCCAGGTCAGggttgtccccatgtccctgctctggaggACAGGGACCCAGGggaggctgggattttgggaaggggtCAAGACGtgactgtccccatgtccctccacTGGACAAGAGGGAAGGGAGCGCAGAGAGCATCCAGACAGCGcagtccccatgtccccccacgCTTCCCCGCGCCACAGAAACGCCAGAAAGGCGCCAGACCAggactgtcccctcccctgcccgTGTGTCACTGGCCCTCCGGTCGCCCCCATCCCGtacctgcctgcagcagcccccgAACGAGCCCCCCGGCCATGCGCCCGGCGCCCACGAACCCGACCCAGAGCTCGGGCACCTCCATTGCTACGCGAGGCCACGCCCCCAGAGCCACACCCCCAGCGCTGATTGGCCACGCTCAGCCACACCCCCGCTCTCCTATTGGTGGCACCGCCTTTAAGGGGCGGGGtaaaaggggaaaggagggggaaTTGCGCAGGCGCGGCGCCACGTGGTTCCTGCAGGTGCACGCGCGGGGATCCTGGAGGGAGTTCCCGACTGTTCCCAAACCCTTTCCAAACCTTCCCCGCAGTGCTCAGCGGAGCCCCGGCACCTCTGGGGCCACGGCGGGGGTGGGATTAAATTTGGCGTGGGGGAAGTCCCCAGAGGTGCTCCCCACTCTGCTCTCCCCACCCGCTGGTATCCGCGGGTTCATGGGGAATATTTTCCGAGGGGGTATCTCCTAATTTGTCCGTGGATGTGGAAGCTGCTTCCCACTCTGGAGTGCTCCTCACcctctttttcccccagtaCCCTCACCCACCGGCATCCCTGGAACCTATAGGAGGTTCCCTTAGTGGGGGTGggtccccaaaatttggggagggtgGTCCTGTAATTTGTCCATGAGTGTGGGGGGCTTCTCCTCATCCTCTTTTCCCCACAGGACTCCCTCCATTCTCATCATGCTGCTccagagctcctgggctgcgctgctcctctgtgccagtgccacGTTTTTGGGGTGGCTGGGCCTTGCTGCACCCTCAGAGAAGGTGGGGaccccccagagctgggattcccCCCACAAATCTCCCTCAAGACAGCCACGGGTGACAGCCAGTTCTGGGATGAAGCCACATCCGGGGAGATATCACATCTGGACTTCTGTCACTGTCCGGTGGCTGTGGGACTCT includes:
- the TIGD5 gene encoding tigger transposable element-derived protein 5, whose product is MSLRRAYSIKDKLQAIERVKKGERQASVCRAFGVPGGTLRGWLKDEAKLRWFLEQLGGEVGTQRKKMRLANEEEIDRAVYAWFLALRQHGVPLSGPLIQAQAEAFARQIYGPECTFKASHGWFWRWQKRHGISSQRIYGEGGIAAEPERAPATRAEVLPDAGGYGDEQIYNANVTGLFWKLLPGAGITARRPARGERVTVLLAANLTGSHKLKPLVVGGLRDPASLRHHNQEKFPACYRYSPEARLAPALLQAWFFEDFVPGVKRYLRRSCLQQKAVLLLSSAPSRSGSGAEDSPPLQTPDGSIRALFLSKGPSGSGLAGAGGRIPAPLEQGVVSAFKQLYKRELLRLAVSCGGPGGPADFVRSFLLKDMLYLAGLSWDLIPPGSIEKCWLLGLRAAFEPQPGEEEQGDTPGGEEGGGDSKVFSDLTHLAALAFKRLAPEEVSDWLHLDDAAPGVEEEDDDGEEDAEEEGAEGCGVEEDEEEEAAGGRRDGEGGDALLPTAREAIQGLETALRWLEGQDPREVGPLKLVQLRSLISMAQRLHRGHSPQS
- the PYCR3 gene encoding pyrroline-5-carboxylate reductase 3; its protein translation is MEVPELWVGFVGAGRMAGGLVRGLLQAGKVPASNILASAPSDKNLGAWRELGCRTTHCNLEVVHRSTLVFLATKPHILPGVLEEIRPAVGSHHIVVSLVAGVTIQTLQRLLPPWTKVLRIMPNLPCVVQAGAMVFSRGNNAGDEEATLLKSLLSSCGLCEEVPESYIDIHTGLSGSGVAYVYLFAEALAEGAVKMGMPGALASRIAAQTLLGAAKMLLETGEHPAKLRGDVCTPGGTTIYALHQLEKGALRATVMNAVEAATNRACDMAKD